A genome region from Yoonia vestfoldensis includes the following:
- a CDS encoding helix-turn-helix domain-containing protein, with the protein MMHKIDKRTRARQFRDRLISAMDRTGMTQAALARRTGVDRSTLSQLLKDQGARLPNAQLVAECSAALGVSADWLLGLSDFPEQAADLVAAAISMPEASRAMVDDQIFAWHQEAAGYKIRHVPSGLPDMLKTTAMLRWEYAPAVGKTIDQAIGASADRLNWMRGAKSDYEIALPLSELDSFARGQGYYSGLPVSIRQDQLRRFRDLHDQLYPALRLHLFDKRAVYSAPVTVFGPLLAVIYLGRNYIAFRDTERVTAITRHFDLLVRSGTLGQRELAAHFDALISLAGQAEPASDGPDHSR; encoded by the coding sequence ATGATGCATAAAATCGACAAACGCACCCGCGCCCGCCAATTCCGCGACCGGCTGATCAGCGCCATGGACCGCACCGGCATGACCCAGGCCGCCCTGGCGCGCCGGACCGGCGTTGACCGCTCGACCCTGTCGCAGCTCTTGAAAGACCAGGGCGCGCGGCTGCCCAATGCCCAGCTTGTCGCGGAATGCTCGGCCGCTCTTGGCGTCAGCGCGGATTGGCTGCTGGGGCTGTCGGATTTCCCCGAACAGGCCGCCGATCTGGTGGCCGCGGCCATTTCCATGCCCGAGGCATCCCGCGCCATGGTCGATGACCAGATCTTCGCCTGGCACCAAGAGGCGGCGGGCTACAAGATCCGCCATGTGCCATCGGGCCTACCCGATATGCTGAAAACCACCGCGATGCTGCGCTGGGAATATGCGCCCGCCGTGGGCAAGACGATCGACCAGGCAATCGGGGCCAGTGCGGACCGGCTCAACTGGATGCGGGGCGCGAAATCGGATTATGAAATCGCGCTGCCTTTGTCGGAACTCGACAGTTTCGCGCGCGGCCAAGGCTATTACAGCGGCCTGCCCGTCAGCATCCGGCAGGACCAGCTGCGCCGGTTCCGCGACCTGCATGACCAGCTTTACCCCGCGCTACGCCTGCATCTGTTTGACAAACGCGCGGTCTATTCCGCCCCGGTCACGGTCTTTGGGCCGCTTCTGGCAGTGATCTATCTGGGGCGCAATTACATCGCCTTTCGCGACACCGAACGGGTCACGGCGATCACAAGGCATTTCGACCTGCTGGTGCGCAGCGGCACGCTCGGCCAACGCGAGCTGGCCGCGCATTTCGATGCGCTGATCAGCCTTGCGGGACAGGCGGAACCCGCATCAGACGGTCCAGATCATAGCCGTTGA
- a CDS encoding tyrosine-protein phosphatase: protein MFRKLQQMLEQKEQAFRMSFGHDITDPAERRRSQWHLDWLDHGILRRRWHNFDQVAPGVYRSNHPNHSRFAAYAQMGIKTVLNLRGAARQPHHLFEIESCDQLGLQLVNVQMAARRAPGRDELLALLDAFATMERPFLMHCKSGADRTGLAAAIYLMDHEGADIATARRQLSFRYVHIRRTSTGILDHFLDVYAARAAEAPIGIADWIKTEYDREALTRSFAAKQAALWPWQGWR from the coding sequence ATGTTTCGCAAATTGCAGCAGATGCTTGAACAAAAGGAACAGGCGTTCCGCATGTCTTTTGGCCATGATATCACCGATCCGGCAGAACGGCGGCGGTCGCAATGGCATCTTGACTGGCTCGATCACGGCATCCTGCGGCGGCGCTGGCATAATTTCGATCAGGTGGCGCCGGGGGTTTACCGGTCGAACCATCCCAATCACAGCCGGTTTGCCGCCTATGCACAGATGGGGATCAAGACCGTGCTAAACCTGCGCGGCGCGGCGCGCCAGCCGCATCACCTGTTCGAGATCGAAAGCTGCGACCAGCTCGGGCTGCAGCTGGTCAATGTGCAGATGGCCGCACGCCGCGCCCCGGGCCGGGATGAATTGCTGGCCCTGCTGGACGCTTTCGCGACGATGGAACGCCCGTTCCTGATGCATTGCAAATCCGGCGCCGACCGGACCGGGCTGGCCGCCGCGATCTATCTGATGGACCATGAAGGGGCCGATATCGCAACCGCGCGGCGGCAATTATCCTTTCGCTATGTGCATATCCGCCGGACCAGCACCGGCATCCTGGACCATTTTCTTGATGTCTATGCGGCGCGGGCTGCCGAGGCCCCGATCGGCATCGCGGATTGGATCAAGACCGAATATGACCGCGAGGCATTGACCCGCAGTTTCGCGGCAAAACAGGCCGCGCTCTGGCCCTGGCAGGGCTGGCGCTAA
- a CDS encoding aldo/keto reductase codes for MQKIALGRSDIMVTDWCLGTMTYGNQTDHADAHDQIDMALDAGINFLDTAEMYPVNPIRAETVGLSETIVGDWIAKSGRRSELVIATKVSGNNPGWVREGRGYDGSVIRTAVEQSLRRLQTDVIDLYQMHWPERGSYAFRQNWAYDPSGQDRQQTMDHMLDVLEALDDCVKAGKIRAIGMSNESAWGMTKWIDQATAAGLPRMVSVQNEYSLLFRLYDTDMAEMAVNEDVTLLSYSPLACGLLTGKYQHDVPAGSRLAINGNLGGRMTPRSLPVTQVYLDLARDHGVDPVHMAMAWQATRPFPVSAIFGATNKDQLAHLLAGRDLVLTDELTQAIAAAHKAHPLPF; via the coding sequence ATGCAAAAGATCGCGCTGGGCCGCAGTGACATCATGGTCACTGATTGGTGCCTTGGAACCATGACCTATGGCAACCAGACCGACCATGCCGATGCGCATGACCAGATCGATATGGCGCTGGATGCGGGGATCAATTTTCTGGATACGGCGGAAATGTATCCGGTCAACCCGATCCGCGCCGAAACCGTTGGCCTGTCCGAAACCATCGTCGGTGACTGGATCGCCAAGTCCGGCCGCCGGTCGGAACTGGTGATCGCGACCAAAGTGTCCGGCAATAACCCCGGCTGGGTGCGCGAGGGGCGCGGCTATGACGGCAGCGTCATCCGCACAGCGGTCGAGCAATCGCTGCGCCGGTTGCAGACCGATGTGATCGATCTTTACCAGATGCATTGGCCCGAACGCGGGTCCTATGCGTTCCGCCAAAACTGGGCCTATGATCCGTCCGGGCAGGACCGTCAGCAGACGATGGATCATATGCTTGATGTGCTGGAGGCGCTGGATGATTGCGTCAAGGCCGGCAAGATCCGCGCCATAGGCATGAGCAATGAAAGCGCCTGGGGCATGACCAAATGGATCGACCAGGCCACAGCCGCCGGTCTGCCGCGCATGGTTTCGGTGCAGAATGAATATTCGCTGCTGTTTCGGCTTTATGATACCGATATGGCCGAAATGGCGGTGAATGAGGATGTGACGCTTTTGTCCTATTCGCCTTTGGCCTGCGGTCTGCTGACGGGCAAGTATCAGCATGATGTGCCCGCAGGCAGCCGTTTGGCGATCAATGGCAATTTGGGCGGGCGGATGACACCGCGCAGCTTGCCTGTCACGCAGGTCTATCTGGATCTGGCGCGCGATCACGGCGTTGACCCTGTGCATATGGCGATGGCCTGGCAGGCGACGCGGCCTTTCCCTGTTTCGGCGATTTTCGGCGCGACCAATAAAGACCAGCTGGCGCATCTGCTTGCGGGGCGCGATCTTGTGCTGACAGATGAACTGACGCAGGCGATCGCGGCGGCGCATAAGGCGCATCCACTGCCGTTTTGA
- a CDS encoding lipocalin family protein, translated as MRKSVMMAVLLAGCAVQPGEPRGGLFEVYRDLSVPLSSKAVFAPERFLGLWYEVARYPVPFEAGCVGVTAEYAALPDGRIALRNTCRNRDGSIRAAIAGTAEITGPGRLQVRFAAVPFAAADLWVLWADEDYRTIVLGAPDGRAGWILNRDPVIPADRLAAARRILAFNGYDLDRLMRVPPVPQG; from the coding sequence ATGCGGAAAAGCGTGATGATGGCGGTCTTGTTGGCGGGCTGCGCGGTGCAGCCGGGCGAGCCGCGCGGCGGGTTGTTCGAGGTCTACCGCGACCTGTCGGTGCCTTTGTCATCCAAGGCCGTTTTCGCGCCTGAGCGTTTCTTGGGTCTTTGGTACGAGGTGGCGCGCTATCCGGTGCCTTTCGAGGCGGGCTGCGTCGGGGTGACGGCGGAATATGCGGCCTTGCCGGATGGCCGGATTGCGCTGCGCAATACCTGCCGCAATCGCGATGGCAGTATCCGCGCGGCGATTGCGGGCACGGCCGAGATCACCGGGCCGGGCCGGTTGCAGGTGCGCTTTGCAGCGGTGCCTTTCGCGGCGGCGGATCTTTGGGTGCTTTGGGCGGATGAGGATTACCGCACAATCGTGCTGGGCGCGCCGGATGGAAGGGCGGGCTGGATCTTGAACCGTGATCCGGTGATCCCTGCCGACCGGCTGGCCGCGGCGCGCCGGATTCTGGCCTTCAACGGCTATGATCTGGACCGTCTGATGCGGGTTCCGCCTGTCCCGCAAGGCTGA
- a CDS encoding cytidylyltransferase domain-containing protein: protein MIIGHIGARAGSKGVPGKNFRLLHGKPLIDWSLDQLFACDRIDRVVVSTDCPQIHAHALARGCLDIGLRPAHLATDTAAKWHVWQHALAAVETQTGPASLFVDLDCTSPLRLPQDIEAGLDLFARDQPDMVMSCVESRKNPYFNILETDATGALHVSKPLPGGVVARQQAPQVYDHVGLVYVLRPDYLRRAKGLFEGRVIPLVLPVERGLDVDSPFDWEIIEFLMGRQIAQGLRG, encoded by the coding sequence ATGATCATCGGCCATATCGGCGCGCGCGCGGGCAGCAAAGGTGTCCCGGGCAAGAATTTCCGCCTGCTGCATGGCAAACCGCTGATTGACTGGTCGCTGGACCAGCTCTTCGCCTGCGACCGGATCGACCGCGTCGTGGTCTCGACCGATTGCCCCCAGATCCACGCCCATGCCCTGGCGCGCGGCTGCCTTGATATTGGCCTGCGGCCTGCCCATCTGGCCACCGATACGGCGGCGAAATGGCATGTCTGGCAACATGCGCTGGCCGCGGTGGAAACCCAGACCGGACCGGCCAGCCTGTTTGTCGACCTTGATTGCACCTCGCCGCTGCGCCTGCCGCAGGATATCGAAGCGGGGCTGGACCTCTTCGCGCGCGACCAGCCCGATATGGTCATGTCCTGCGTGGAAAGCCGCAAGAATCCCTATTTCAACATCCTCGAAACCGACGCGACCGGCGCGCTGCATGTGTCCAAACCCCTGCCGGGCGGCGTCGTCGCGCGCCAGCAAGCGCCACAGGTCTATGACCATGTCGGATTGGTCTATGTGCTGCGCCCCGATTATCTGCGCCGCGCCAAAGGCCTGTTCGAGGGCCGTGTCATCCCGCTGGTCCTGCCGGTCGAGCGCGGGCTGGATGTGGATAGCCCGTTCGACTGGGAGATCATCGAATTCCTGATGGGCCGGCAGATCGCACAGGGGCTGCGGGGGTGA
- a CDS encoding glycosyltransferase family 25 protein, which yields MAELTRADLGIWLINLDRDRARLAAMHQQLDAMGLAYTRFAAIDGTAQADTLMPRVDAAAYARNMGQAVSAGHMGCYASHVAVWEQVAQAPQPVALILEDDVVFHDDFLESLDAALAGAAAWDTLRFNCIRAKWPVCQGHLGRYRLNAYIGPFTGNATYLVKRDVAGRLAAGFWPQTRAHDHEMNRFFHHDFRQFGLEPFSSHVDDGGVSTITGTGFDRVRKFPWYRRLPHYRLKAANYFRRAWWLARNGFLRRRLG from the coding sequence ATGGCTGAACTGACCCGCGCCGATCTGGGCATCTGGCTGATCAATCTGGACCGCGACAGGGCCAGACTGGCCGCGATGCACCAGCAGCTGGACGCGATGGGGTTGGCCTATACCCGCTTTGCCGCAATCGACGGGACAGCCCAGGCCGATACGCTGATGCCGCGTGTCGATGCCGCTGCTTATGCGCGCAATATGGGGCAAGCGGTCTCGGCCGGGCATATGGGCTGTTATGCCAGCCATGTTGCGGTCTGGGAGCAGGTGGCGCAGGCGCCGCAGCCTGTCGCGCTGATCCTCGAAGATGACGTGGTGTTTCACGATGATTTTCTGGAAAGCCTCGATGCCGCGCTGGCGGGGGCTGCGGCCTGGGATACGCTGCGGTTCAATTGCATCCGCGCGAAATGGCCGGTTTGTCAGGGGCATCTGGGGCGATACCGGCTGAATGCCTATATCGGCCCCTTTACCGGCAATGCCACCTATCTGGTCAAACGCGATGTGGCGGGGCGGCTGGCAGCCGGGTTCTGGCCGCAGACCCGCGCGCATGACCACGAGATGAACCGGTTTTTCCACCATGATTTCCGCCAGTTCGGGCTAGAGCCGTTTTCATCGCATGTCGATGATGGCGGCGTCAGCACGATCACCGGCACGGGGTTCGACCGGGTGCGCAAATTTCCTTGGTACCGGCGGCTGCCGCATTACCGGCTGAAGGCGGCGAATTATTTTCGCAGGGCCTGGTGGCTGGCGCGCAATGGGTTTTTGCGGCGGCGGCTAGGCTAA
- a CDS encoding N-acetylneuraminate synthase family protein has product MQIAGRQIGPEHPPLVIAEIGINHGGDLAVAKQMVRLAALSGCEMVKHQTHIIADEMTEEAKQIFPPNADVSIWDVMEACALSLDEEAELKRYTESLGMIWISTPFSRAAADFLATLDVPAFKIGSGEADNLPLIRHIARMGKPVIMSTGMQSIESIRASVAILDDAGIEYALLECTNLYPSPPEIVSLQGVTELKNAFPRAVIGFSDHSIGPDMALASVALGASILERHYTDSRYRKGPDIINSMDPAELRYLIDRSREIHTALRNPKERTAAEEDVYRFARASVVADRDLPAGHIITETDIWARRPGSGEIAGYDFDKVLGRKTTRPLPRNTQLKWSDLDG; this is encoded by the coding sequence ATGCAGATTGCAGGCCGCCAGATCGGACCCGAGCACCCGCCCCTTGTGATCGCCGAAATCGGCATCAATCACGGCGGCGATCTGGCCGTTGCCAAGCAGATGGTGCGCCTTGCCGCCCTGTCCGGCTGCGAGATGGTCAAGCACCAGACCCATATCATCGCCGATGAGATGACCGAGGAAGCCAAGCAGATCTTTCCACCCAATGCCGATGTCTCGATCTGGGATGTGATGGAAGCCTGTGCGCTGTCGCTGGACGAGGAAGCCGAGCTGAAACGCTATACCGAAAGTCTGGGCATGATCTGGATTTCGACGCCTTTTTCACGCGCGGCCGCGGATTTTCTGGCGACGCTGGACGTGCCCGCCTTCAAGATCGGATCGGGCGAGGCTGACAATCTGCCGCTGATCCGCCATATCGCGCGGATGGGCAAACCTGTCATCATGTCGACGGGCATGCAGAGCATCGAGAGCATCCGCGCATCCGTCGCCATTCTGGATGATGCAGGCATTGAATATGCGCTGCTGGAATGCACCAATCTTTATCCGTCCCCGCCCGAGATCGTGTCGCTGCAAGGGGTGACCGAGCTGAAAAACGCCTTTCCCCGCGCGGTGATCGGGTTTTCGGACCATTCGATCGGGCCGGATATGGCGCTGGCTTCGGTGGCGCTGGGGGCCTCGATCCTGGAACGGCATTACACCGACAGCCGCTATCGCAAAGGGCCCGATATCATCAATTCGATGGACCCGGCCGAATTACGCTATCTGATCGACCGGTCGCGCGAGATCCATACCGCCCTGCGCAATCCCAAAGAGCGCACAGCCGCCGAAGAAGACGTCTATCGTTTCGCGCGCGCCTCGGTGGTGGCGGACCGCGACCTGCCCGCAGGCCATATCATCACCGAGACCGATATCTGGGCGCGCCGCCCGGGGTCTGGCGAGATTGCGGGCTATGATTTCGACAAGGTGCTGGGCCGCAAAACCACGCGCCCCCTGCCCCGCAACACGCAGCTGAAATGGTCTGATCTGGATGGCTGA
- a CDS encoding DUF983 domain-containing protein gives MTDISSQNAERPTKAAILHGLRSRCPNCGEGKLFDRYLHVADTCPQCGEALHHHRADDGPAYLVILLVAHIIGFAIHFMWVVWRPDPWVMATVLSVGAVALSLALLPPMKGLIVSIQWSRRMHGFGHHR, from the coding sequence TATATCCAGCCAGAACGCCGAGCGCCCCACCAAAGCCGCGATCCTGCACGGATTGCGCAGCCGCTGTCCCAATTGCGGCGAAGGCAAGCTGTTTGACCGCTATCTGCATGTGGCCGACACCTGCCCGCAATGCGGCGAGGCCTTGCATCATCACCGCGCCGATGACGGCCCGGCCTATCTGGTGATCCTTCTGGTCGCGCATATCATCGGCTTTGCGATCCATTTTATGTGGGTTGTCTGGCGGCCCGATCCTTGGGTGATGGCCACGGTCTTGTCGGTCGGTGCCGTGGCCTTGTCATTGGCCCTGCTGCCGCCGATGAAAGGGCTGATCGTCTCCATCCAGTGGTCGCGCCGGATGCATGGGTTCGGCCATCACAGATGA
- a CDS encoding glycosyltransferase family 8 protein, which yields MTITIKAENRPQKFRQSVIFCTDKAYLPFASLAIHTLLRNNPLRDYDICIASLDLLDLPAELRAHDIRLCQIDVGDAFDGMPVTERLSLATYMRLALPEAFAADYDRILYIDSDVFVVGTAISDVFSLDLGGRVLGACLDTTKWKYPRRPTKDQAATGMNGSYFNAGVLLIDCAAFRAQDIRSRCIAAAQKHAGSVLELDQTLLNMVLQDSWAMLHPAWNWQWVVVRPLFEAYVDTQIVHFIGASKPWSPKGAKVPVRYREITRRFLLQHYPDLAQNVVAPVGRFEGLRTAATFVRHMTKTKHFIRAYNRHGGDIMLVLPSPDLR from the coding sequence GTGACGATTACAATCAAGGCGGAAAACCGCCCGCAAAAGTTCAGGCAAAGCGTGATCTTTTGCACTGACAAAGCATATTTGCCTTTCGCTTCGCTGGCAATACACACCTTGCTGCGCAACAACCCATTGCGCGACTATGACATCTGCATCGCATCGCTTGACCTCCTCGATCTGCCCGCCGAGCTGCGCGCGCATGACATCAGGCTGTGCCAGATCGATGTCGGGGATGCCTTTGACGGGATGCCGGTCACGGAGCGGTTGTCGCTCGCAACCTATATGCGCCTTGCCCTGCCAGAGGCATTCGCCGCAGATTACGACCGTATCTTGTATATCGACAGCGATGTTTTCGTCGTCGGCACTGCGATTTCGGATGTCTTTTCGCTGGACCTTGGCGGGCGGGTGCTGGGTGCCTGTCTGGATACAACGAAATGGAAATACCCCCGCCGTCCGACCAAGGATCAGGCCGCGACTGGCATGAATGGCAGCTATTTTAACGCGGGCGTTTTGTTGATTGATTGCGCCGCCTTCCGCGCGCAAGATATCCGCTCCCGCTGCATCGCCGCCGCGCAGAAACACGCCGGATCAGTGCTCGAATTGGATCAGACCCTGCTCAACATGGTGCTGCAAGACTCGTGGGCGATGCTGCATCCTGCATGGAATTGGCAATGGGTCGTTGTGCGCCCCTTGTTTGAAGCCTATGTCGATACCCAGATTGTGCATTTTATCGGCGCGTCCAAGCCTTGGTCACCCAAAGGGGCAAAGGTGCCGGTCCGTTATCGAGAGATAACACGCCGCTTCTTGTTGCAACATTATCCCGATCTGGCACAAAATGTGGTGGCGCCCGTCGGCAGATTTGAAGGCTTGCGAACGGCGGCTACTTTTGTCCGTCACATGACAAAAACGAAACACTTCATTCGCGCCTATAATCGGCATGGCGGTGATATCATGCTGGTTTTGCCATCGCCCGATTTGCGTTAG
- a CDS encoding fatty acid desaturase, with amino-acid sequence MKIKALFRVEWPTLGLILGSYALWGAALWLVPLPLGVIVAGIVIALHASLQHEAIHGHPFKVQWLNDLLVWPPLTLVIPYSRFATTHRAHHHDAVITDPYDDPESNYLDPAIWDRLPAAVQVVLGWNNRLAGRLVLGPLVGSISFLITEARLGTAEIRRAWALHLPVMAAVLGLVALSPMPFWAYLLAAYLGLSLLKLRTFLEHQAHVRASGRSVIIEDRGPLAFLFLNNNLHVVHHMHPHLPWYALPAVYRARKAHYLRRNGGYLFRSYGQIFRQYLWRAKDPVPHPLWPR; translated from the coding sequence ATGAAAATCAAAGCATTATTCCGCGTCGAATGGCCCACCCTTGGCCTGATCCTTGGGTCTTATGCCCTCTGGGGGGCCGCACTTTGGCTGGTGCCGCTGCCGCTGGGGGTGATCGTGGCGGGGATTGTGATCGCGCTGCATGCCTCTTTGCAGCATGAGGCGATCCATGGCCATCCGTTCAAGGTGCAATGGTTGAACGATCTGCTGGTCTGGCCGCCGCTGACGCTGGTCATTCCTTACAGCCGCTTTGCCACGACGCATCGCGCGCATCATCATGATGCGGTGATCACCGACCCTTATGATGATCCCGAAAGCAATTATCTTGATCCCGCTATCTGGGACCGGTTGCCCGCTGCGGTGCAGGTCGTACTGGGGTGGAACAACAGGCTGGCGGGGCGGCTGGTGCTGGGGCCGCTGGTCGGCAGTATCAGTTTCCTGATCACCGAGGCCCGGCTGGGCACGGCCGAGATCCGGCGTGCCTGGGCGCTGCATCTGCCGGTGATGGCGGCGGTGCTGGGGCTGGTGGCCCTGTCACCAATGCCTTTCTGGGCCTATCTGCTGGCCGCCTATCTGGGGCTGTCGCTGCTGAAACTGCGCACGTTCCTGGAACATCAGGCCCATGTCCGCGCCAGTGGCCGCAGCGTGATTATCGAGGATCGCGGGCCGCTGGCGTTTCTGTTTCTGAACAACAACCTGCATGTCGTGCATCACATGCATCCGCATCTGCCCTGGTATGCGCTGCCTGCGGTTTACCGCGCGCGCAAGGCCCATTACCTGCGCCGCAATGGCGGCTATCTGTTCCGGTCCTACGGCCAGATTTTCCGGCAATATCTGTGGCGCGCCAAGGATCCGGTGCCGCATCCTTTGTGGCCGCGTTAA
- a CDS encoding NUDIX hydrolase yields MTALRDAATIIVLRDAETRPAVLMGQRGASMAFMPGKFVFPGGAVDPNDSCIPLPDLAPRDQARLQADSSLAPDCLAAAAIRELWEETGQMLGAPAPWPDPPQGWRGFAATGHRPNAAALQFFFRAVTPVGAPRRFDARFFLADATALVTDPDDFTRAEDELANLQWVALDQARSFDLPFITQVVLAELVGYIARGGDLPDVPFFRNDDEAHLVSRLGGRSPL; encoded by the coding sequence ATGACAGCTTTGCGTGACGCCGCCACGATCATCGTGCTGCGCGACGCAGAAACCCGCCCTGCCGTCCTGATGGGACAACGCGGCGCGTCAATGGCCTTTATGCCGGGCAAATTCGTGTTTCCGGGCGGGGCGGTTGACCCCAATGACAGCTGCATCCCCCTGCCCGACCTCGCACCGCGCGACCAGGCAAGATTGCAGGCCGACAGCAGCCTTGCCCCCGATTGCCTCGCCGCCGCCGCGATCCGCGAATTATGGGAAGAAACCGGCCAGATGCTGGGCGCCCCCGCCCCCTGGCCCGACCCACCCCAAGGCTGGCGCGGTTTCGCCGCCACCGGCCACCGGCCCAATGCGGCGGCGCTGCAATTCTTCTTTCGCGCGGTCACGCCGGTCGGTGCGCCACGCCGCTTCGATGCGCGGTTCTTTCTGGCCGATGCCACAGCCCTGGTCACCGATCCCGATGATTTCACCCGCGCCGAGGATGAGCTGGCCAATCTGCAATGGGTGGCGCTTGATCAGGCGCGCAGCTTTGATCTGCCCTTCATCACGCAGGTCGTGCTGGCCGAATTGGTCGGCTATATCGCGCGCGGCGGCGATCTGCCCGATGTGCCGTTTTTCCGCAATGACGACGAGGCCCATCTGGTCAGCCGCCTGGGCGGGCGATCCCCGCTTTAA
- the metG gene encoding methionine--tRNA ligase, with protein MARHLITSAIPYINGIKHLGNLVGSQLPADLYARYLRQRGHEVLFLCATDEHGTPAELAAAKAGQPVAAYCAEMHAVQARIADGFGLSFDHFGRSSSPQNHRLTQAMAGRLAEMGLIREVTEDQVYSVTDGRFLPDRYIEGTCPNCGFDSARGDQCDNCTKQLDPTDLINPRSTISGATDLEVRTTKHLYLRQSELKGALAAWIDSKKDWPILTTSIAKKWLNDGDGLQDRGITRDLDWGIPVRKGDQDWPGMEGKVFYVWFDAPIEYIACAQEWQDAGKGHDWERWWRTDKGADDVRYTQFMGKDNVPFHTLSFPATIMGTQEPWKLVDYIKSFNYLNYDGGQFSTSRGRGVFMDQALEILPSDYWRWWLLSHAPETSDAEFTWDAFQQDVNKDLADVLGNFVSRITKFCRSKFGETIPEGGQHGAAEEALIAALTQRLSAYQAHMDAIEVRKAAAELRAIWVLGNEYLQANAPWTTIKTDPETAAMQVRLGLNLIRIYAVLSAPFIPDASKVLLHAMQTDDDAWPGDMGAALTALPAGHAFTVPDNLFRKITDEERAAWAERFAGIRT; from the coding sequence ATGGCCCGCCATCTGATCACTTCCGCCATTCCCTATATCAATGGGATCAAGCATCTGGGCAATCTTGTCGGCAGCCAATTGCCGGCCGATCTTTACGCCCGCTACCTGCGCCAGCGCGGCCATGAGGTGCTGTTTTTATGCGCCACCGACGAACATGGCACACCGGCGGAACTGGCCGCTGCAAAGGCGGGTCAGCCTGTGGCCGCATATTGCGCCGAAATGCACGCCGTGCAGGCGCGGATCGCTGATGGCTTCGGTCTGTCCTTTGACCATTTCGGGCGGTCTTCCAGCCCGCAGAACCACCGCCTGACACAGGCCATGGCTGGCCGTCTGGCCGAAATGGGCCTGATCCGCGAAGTGACCGAAGATCAGGTCTATTCCGTCACCGATGGCCGCTTTCTGCCTGACCGTTATATCGAAGGCACCTGCCCAAATTGCGGTTTTGACTCCGCGCGCGGCGATCAATGCGACAATTGCACCAAACAGCTGGACCCGACCGATCTGATCAACCCCCGTTCCACCATTTCGGGGGCCACCGATCTGGAAGTGCGCACAACCAAGCACCTTTATCTGCGGCAATCCGAATTGAAAGGCGCTTTGGCCGCTTGGATCGACAGCAAGAAAGACTGGCCAATCCTGACGACATCCATTGCGAAAAAATGGCTCAATGACGGGGACGGTTTGCAGGATCGCGGCATCACGCGCGATCTGGACTGGGGTATTCCCGTGCGCAAAGGCGATCAGGACTGGCCCGGCATGGAAGGCAAGGTCTTCTATGTCTGGTTCGATGCCCCCATCGAATATATCGCCTGCGCGCAGGAATGGCAGGATGCGGGCAAAGGCCATGATTGGGAACGCTGGTGGCGCACCGACAAAGGTGCCGATGATGTCCGCTATACCCAATTCATGGGCAAGGATAACGTGCCGTTCCACACGCTGTCCTTCCCCGCCACCATCATGGGCACGCAGGAACCGTGGAAGCTTGTGGATTACATCAAATCCTTCAATTATCTCAATTATGACGGCGGCCAGTTCAGCACCTCGCGCGGGCGCGGCGTGTTCATGGATCAGGCGCTGGAAATTCTGCCATCCGATTACTGGCGCTGGTGGCTGTTGTCCCATGCGCCCGAAACATCCGATGCCGAATTCACTTGGGACGCGTTCCAGCAGGATGTGAACAAGGATCTGGCCGATGTCTTGGGCAATTTCGTCAGCCGGATCACCAAATTCTGCCGGTCCAAATTCGGCGAAACCATCCCCGAGGGCGGGCAGCACGGTGCAGCGGAAGAGGCGCTGATCGCCGCCCTGACCCAACGGTTGAGCGCCTATCAAGCCCATATGGACGCGATCGAGGTCCGCAAGGCTGCGGCAGAACTGCGCGCGATCTGGGTCTTGGGCAATGAATATCTGCAAGCCAATGCGCCCTGGACCACGATCAAGACCGATCCCGAAACAGCGGCCATGCAGGTGCGCCTGGGGCTGAACCTGATCCGCATCTATGCGGTGCTGTCCGCGCCGTTTATCCCCGATGCCAGCAAGGTCTTGTTGCATGCGATGCAGACCGATGATGATGCCTGGCCCGGCGATATGGGCGCAGCCCTGACCGCCCTGCCTGCGGGCCACGCCTTCACCGTGCCCGACAACCTGTTCCGCAAGATCACCGATGAGGAACGCGCGGCTTGGGCGGAACGTTTTGCAGGTATCCGGACATGA